A part of Octopus sinensis linkage group LG7, ASM634580v1, whole genome shotgun sequence genomic DNA contains:
- the LOC115214453 gene encoding uncharacterized protein LOC115214453 — protein sequence MEHNIREFETSYFDRNYTQASVNVLNCPPWTGDTAIWLTQLEASFKANKIASEEQKYNIMLSNLPPPVSNEIRDLLLSPIEPVSYSSIKEEILKRTSNSKQKEFAKLFNNEELGNKKPTQLLRRMNELLRDQQIEESYLKEVFFNKLPHKTQTLLSAVKNQNSIKQLADLADGILELSSKETVNAIPSISNEIQELKSCYEKQFELLTKKIESLQLERNSRPAQQQNARWRRKSRSPSLKRNAICWYHAKYGDKSFKCIKPCAFDFLIKKKRKIRETSKP from the coding sequence ATGGAGCACAATATAAGAGAATTTGAGACGTCATATTTCGATAGAAATTACACACAAGCTTCTGTGAATGTATTAAATTGTCCTCCGTGGACTGGAGACACCGCAATTTGGTTAACACAACTGGAGGCAAGCTTTAAAGCTAATAAAATTGCAAGTGAAGAGCAAAAATACAATATAATGCTTAGCAATTTACCTCCACCTGTAAGTAATGAAATTCGAGATTTGCTACTAAGCCCGATAGAACCAGTTTCCTATTCTTCAATTAAAGAGGAAATATTGAAACGAACATCAAATTCTAAACAAAAAGAGTTTGCGAAGTTATTCAACAATGAAGAGTTGGGTAATAAAAAACCCACACAACTTCTCCGAAGAATGAATGAGCTTCTGAGAGATCAGCAGATAGAAGAATCTTATCTCAAGGAAGTGTTTTTCAATAAATTGCCTCATAAAACTCAAACCTTGCTTTCGGCCGTAAAAAACCAAAACTCCATTAAACAGTTGGCAGATTTAGCAGACGGTATTCTGGAACTATCGTCCAAAGAAACTGTAAATGCAATACCTTCTATTTCGAATGAAATACAGGAATTAAAAAGTTGTTATGAAAAACAATTTGAATTATTGACAAAAAAAATTGAGAGTTTGCAACTCGAAAGGAACAGTCGCCCGGCTCAACAACAAAATGCAAGATGGCGCAGGAAATCGAGGAGCCCTAGTTTAAAAAGAAACGCCATCTGTTGGTACCATGCTAAATATGGAGACAAGTCATTCAAATGTATTAAACCTTGTGCATTTGATttccttattaaaaaaaaaaggaaaattcggGAAACTTCTAAACCATAG
- the LOC115214455 gene encoding arginine kinase Oct f 2-like, whose protein sequence is MSELNHLWKKLSCSQSSSLLKIHLNTEKLENLKSKRTKYGGTINDCIRVGCKYPNISIGIYACDQNAYTTFAEIFEPIIKAYHNMTAFTHPSADYGDPNLLNLFALESTKDKVISSNINVSRNFDGYRYHPILTKGDRLEIEKLAVEALTNLEGDLMGRYFSYVGISPEDRKHLINENIYFDNSNRLKKAAGCYDDWPAGRGVYYNLDKNLVCWVNEEDHLRIFCSEKGPRLADAYKKLVRMMQSLEKKVMFAQGTFGYLNFCCSNLGIAMTISLIVKLPRPNLKPDSLEICKKYCLECKPIQNMSSYWICEIINKRVIGTTEFETVNSVAMGTVRILNIEDDNK, encoded by the coding sequence ATGTCGGAATTGAACCATTTATGGAAAAAACTATCCTGTTCCCAAAGTTCTTCTCTTCTAAAAATACATCTCAATACGGAAAAATTAGAAAATCTGAAATCCAAAAGGACTAAATATGGAGGAACAATAAACGATTGTATCCGAGTAGGTTGCAAATATCCCAATATTTCTATTGGAATCTATGCATGTGACCAAAATGCCTACACAACATTTGCCGAAATTTTCGAACCGATTATCAAAGCATACCATAATATGACTGCTTTTACCCACCCATCAGCAGATTACGGAGATCCGAATCTTCTTAATTTATTCGCTTTAGAATCTACAAAAGATAAAGTAATTTCTTCTAATATTAATGTCAGTCGAAATTTCGATGGCTACCGTTACCATCCAATTCTTACCAAAGGTGATCGTTTAGAGATTGAGAAATTAGCCGTGGAAGCTTTAACTAACCTAGAAGGAGATCTTATGGGGCGCTATTTTTCGTATGTTGGTATTTCACCGGAAGATCGCAAACATCTTATCAACGAGAACATATATTTCGACAATTCCAATAGACTAAAAAAGGCAGCGGGTTGTTACGATGATTGGCCAGCTGGTAGAGGTGTTTACTATAACTTGGATAAAAATTTGGTATGCTGGGTAAACGAAGAAGATCATCTACGTATATTCTGCTCCGAGAAAGGACCTCGGTTAGCTGATGCTTACAAGAAGTTGGTTCGGATGATGCAGTCCCTTGAGAAAAAAGTTATGTTTGCTCAAGGTACATTCGGTTATTTAAACTTTTGCTGCAGTAATTTAGGAATTGCTATGACCATAAGCTTAATTGTTAAACTTCCACGTCCAAATTTAAAACCGGATTCTTTAGAAATCTGTAAAAAATATTGCCTCGAATGCAAACCCATTCAAAATATGTCTTCGTATTGGATTTGTGAGATAATAAATAAGCGGGTTATTGGAACAACGGAATTCGAAACAGTTAATTCTGTTGCAATGGGAACGGTGCGAATATTAAATATTGAAGatgacaataaataa